The following are encoded in a window of Amaranthus tricolor cultivar Red isolate AtriRed21 chromosome 2, ASM2621246v1, whole genome shotgun sequence genomic DNA:
- the LOC130806891 gene encoding uncharacterized protein LOC130806891, producing MGLIEAIWGIFDLPTSIRSGLMVDIMFFIAPIWTAFLVGLIIGWVWRPRWWESLDKNKFESLMSKFVEFLSPSSPSKVLPSIQSFTPFTMKFSNSKGESIGEDISSNNEILALKPTFVDSNFRSSQIKGKENPAVDNDDMVHLFKLVEEKDGGPSWIQMMDRSTPTMNYRAWRRDPETGPPQYRSSTIFEDATPEMVRDFFWDDKFRPSFDPMLINSKTLEESRTTGTMVVQWVRKFPFFCSDREYIIGRRIWECERTFYCVTKGIPNSVPRKDKPRRVDLYYSSWCIRPAESRRTGEMTAVEVLLFHHEDMGIPWEIAKLGVRQGMWGAVKKIDPGLRIYQKARAGDAPLSPQAEMAHITTKVDSQYLTALLNGDDQSVTEVSTPQEKQQGGMNVSKLLIFGGAAALACSLDKGLLTKAVIFGVARRLGRMGGKFN from the exons ATGGGATTAATTGAAGCAATTTGGGGAATATTTGATCTGCCCACATCAATTAGAAGTGGATTAATGGtggatattatgttttttattgcTCCAATTTGGACTGCTTTTCTGGTCGGTCTTATAATTGGATGGGTATGGAGACCAAGGTGGTGGGAAAGTTTGGACAAAAACAAGTTTGAATCTTTAATGTCCAAATTTGTGGAATTTTTATCTCCTTCTTCTCCGTCAAAAGTGCTTCCTTCTATTCAAAGCTTCACTCCTTTTACCATGAAATTCTCAAATTCTAAAGGAGAATCAATTGGTGAGGATATTAGTTCAAATAATGAGATATTGGCTTTGAAACCCACTTTTGTTGACTCCAATTTCAG GTCATCACAGATAAAAGGCAAGGAAAATCCTGCTGTGGATAATGATGATATGGTGCATCTTTTTAAGCTTGTTGAGGAGAAAGATGGAGGTCCTTCGTGGATACAAATGATGGATCGCTCCACCCCAACCATGAACTATCGAGCTTGGCGGAGAGACCCCGAG accGGTCCACCTCAGTATCGTAGTAGTACAATTTTTGAAGATGCAACACCCGAGATGGTAAGAGACTTCTTTTGGGATGATAAATTTCGACCATCGTTTGACCCCATGCTCATAAATTCTAAAACACTTGAAGAGTCTCGTACTACTGGAACCATGGTAGTGCAATGGGTTCGCAAG TTTCCGTTCTTCTGCAGTGACCGAGAGTACATAATTGGCCGTAGGATATGGGAGTGTGAAAGAACATTTTACTGCGTGACAAAG GGAATACCTAATTCCGTGCCTCGAAAGGACAAGCCGAGACGCGTGGATCTGTATTATTCAAGTTGGTGTATTCGCCCAG CGGAATCTAGGAGAACGGGTGAGATGACAGCAGTTGAAGTGCTCCTTTTTCATCACGAAGACATGGGTATTCCATGGGAAATAGCTAAACTTGGTGTACGACAAGGGATGTGGGGAGCCGTCAAAAAAATCGACCCTGGTCTACGAATTTACCAGAAAGCAAGAGCTGGCGATGCACCCCTCTCACCCCAAGCCGAAATGGCCCATATCACCACGAAAGTAGACTCACAATATTTGACAGCTTTGTTGAACGGGGATGATCAGTCTGTGACCGAAGTTTCAACGCCCCAAGAGAAGCAGCAAGGAGGGATGAACGTCTCAAAGCTCCTCATATTTGGCGGGGCAGCTGCCCTTGCTTGTAGTCTCGACAAAGGGCTTCTAACAAAAGCCGTTATCTTTGGAGTTGCACGAAGACTTGGAAGAATGGGCGGTAAATTTAACTAA